Proteins encoded in a region of the Nicotiana tomentosiformis chromosome 9, ASM39032v3, whole genome shotgun sequence genome:
- the LOC104086216 gene encoding putative late blight resistance protein homolog R1B-16 isoform X3, translated as MLDHLRRIKKGGDLNSVKIDQIETLEMELRFLRTFLEYHHVLLPDSFVNIAKKVQLVGEMIQSVFAGNTDGCKTNLNVERLASHLLKFIEGKTSSRFNYELDDSYLLEYMDYLDKNLNDAPRYLVKSDPFLRKGLKILQKTDRFLKQVIFIQKKMKFLRYLYGTEINGHIDHEKRKRLEIQMQLVADNVVQFCATLWTNEIDGDDTSNIENKPSYLICLVVLVELEIKTIFRGELKASKFSHSTTFKTQKLPKGFSHHLHSLLVYLREKKLGNFPSNVSAQNIDAAIELLLDSLNDVYYKLLKFTPSQFPTAGGLSFLDSLLRKLNEMLKSESGLDLKMKSRIGILEKELSSLTFVFRDVTKVQHEHDILKDHRQRTINLAYEAEIAIDSILVQYNALWHSFCSLPAIIKEITHIRTEVTKIWSENLARWPSSVVEPSKHLPTQPSNLMNGEEIVGFENDTKRIIQHLIRGTNELDVIPIVGMGGQGKTTFARRLYNNDIIASYFDVRAWCIISQTYKRRELLQDIFSQVTGSKYKGDKDDILADMLRKSLMGKRYLIVLDDMWDGMAWDDLSLCFPDFVNRSRTVVTTRLEEVGKQVKHHTDPYSLPFLTPDESYKLLQKKVFQQEDFPTELQDVSQAIAERCKGLPLAVILAAGIIQTKKMEESWWHEVKDALFSYLDGETKDYGRATMQLSYDKLADYLKPCLLYMGMFPEDERIPVSKLISLWIAEGFVQNIESRRLMEEAAEGYLMDLISSNVVMVAKRRYNGKVKYCQVHDVILHFCLKRSREEKFMLALKHYRQFEASHWRENRLRFDIMDDDELKPKFGLLGSETRKPFHLALRSLIWINRRQFSDWDSFYLQCSKFRLLKVLDLSSNRVDHISSATFHPLIHLRYFAVFVEYIDFQYLPRLETLIVKCSVGPALPVIFWKMEKLRHVMISSMKFDLEKNKQGIFEESSKLENLRILRKVEIEDGDADIVHVLLQGCPNLQELDIEYSAEICPKLENLTQLQILRLSFWRFIVVSKLHLPSNLKKLVLKGTYIESAISSIQILAAGKN; from the exons ATGTTAGATCACCTAAGAAGGATCAAGAAAGGAGGTGATCTGAATAGCGTCAAGATTGATCAAATTGAGACACTTGAAATGGAGCTAAGATTTTTGAGAACTTTTCTTGAATACCATCATGTTCTTTTACCTGATTCATTTGTCAATATTGCAAAGAAGGTCCAATTGGTTGGGGAAATGATTCAATCAGTTTTTGCTGGTAATACTGATGGATGCAAAACTAACCTTAATGTGGAAAGGCTAGCATCACATTTGCTGAAATTCATTGAAGGTAAAACCAGTTCAAGGTTCAATTATGAGCTGGATGATTCCTATCTGTTAGAATATATGGATTACCTCGACAAGAATCTAAATGATGCACCGAGGTATCTAGTCAAGTCTGACCCTTTTTTGAGGAAAGGACTCAAAATCCTTCAAAAGACAGATCGATTTTTGAAGCAGGTGATATTCATTCAAAAGAAAATGAAGTTTCTGAGATACTTATATGGCACAGAAATAAATGGTCACATTGACCATGAGAAGCGAAAAAGATTGGAGATCCAAATGCAACTCGTCGCTGACAATGTGGTACAATTCTGTGCTACTCTTTGGACTAATGAAATTGATGGAGATGATACATCTAATATCGAGAATAAGCCTTCTTATCTGATATGCCTGGTTGTGCTAGTGGAGCTGGAAATAAAGACGATTTTTCGTGGTGAACTAAAGGCTTCAAAGTTTAGTCACTCAACAACTTTCAAAACCCAGAAATTGCCAAAAGGTTTTTCACATCATCTCCATAGTCTTCTGGTATATCTCAGAGAAAAAAAGCTTGGGAACTTTCCTAGTAATGTATCTGCTCAAAACATTGATGCGGCAATAGAGTTGTTGTTGGATTCTCTCAATGATGT GTACTACAAATTGTTAAAATTCACTCCATCTCAGTTTCCCACAGCTGGTGGATTGAGCTTTCTGGATTCTCTTTTAAGGAAATTGAATGAGATGTTGAAATCTGAATCAGGTTTGGACCTCAAAATGAAGTCTCGTATTGGTATTTTAGAGAAAGAGCTTTCATCTCTAACATTTGTTTTCAGAGATGTCACAAAGGTGCAGCATGAACATGATATTCTTAAAGATCATCGGCAGCGTACCATCAATTTGGCATATGAAGCTGAAATTGCCATTGACTCTATTCTTGTTCAGTATAATGCTCTTTGGCATTCTTTTTGCTCACTTCCTGCAATCATAAAAGAGATCACGCATATTCGTACTGAGGTGACCAAGATTTGGTCGGAGAACCTTGCTCGCTGGCCTTCCTCTGTTGTTGAGCCATCTAAACATCTCCCAACTCAACCTAGCAATCTTATGAATGGCGAGGAGATAGTTGGCTTTGAGAATGACACAAAAAGAATAATTCAGCATCTGATTCGAGGAACAAATGAGCTAGATGTCATCCCAATTGTTGGGATGGGGGGACAAGGTAAAACAACTTTTGCTAGAAGGTTGTATAATAATGACATTATTGCTTCTTATTTTGATGTTCGAGCATGGTGCATCATTTCCCAAACATATAAGCGGAGAGAGCTATTACAAGATATTTTCAGTCAAGTTACCGGTTCCAAGTACAAGGGAGATAAGGATGACATTCTTGCCGACATGTTGAGGAAAAGCTTAATGGGAAAGAGATATCTCATTGTCTTGGATGATATGTGGGATGGTATGGCATGGGATGACTTAAGCCTTTGTTTCCCTGATTTTGTAAATAGAAGCAGAACTGTAGTTACAACTCGACTTGAGGAAGTAGGTAAGCAGGTCAAGCACCATACTGATCCTTATTCTCTTCCATTCCTCACACCAGATGAGAGTTACAAATTGTTGCAGAAAAAGGTGTTTCAACAGGAAGATTTCCCGACTGAACTACAAGATGTGAGTCAAGCAATTGCTGAAAGATGCAAAGGATTGCCTCTAGCTGTTATATTGGCAGCTGGAAtaattcaaacaaagaaaatggaAGAATCTTGGTGGCATGAGGTTAAAGATGCTCTATTTTCCTATCTTGATGGTGAGACTAAAGACTATGGTCGGGCAACTATGCAGTTAAGTTATGATAAGTTAGCTGATTATTTAAAGCCTTGCCTACTTTACATGGGGATGTTTCCGGAGGACGAAAGGATCCCAGTGTCTAAATTGATAAGTTTATGGATCGCGGAAGGGTTCGTACAGAACATTGAATCTAGGAGATTAATGGAAGAGGCAGCTGAAGGTTACTTGATGGATCTCATTAGCAGTAATGTGGTAATGGTTGCAAAGAGAAGATATAACGGTAAAGTCAAATACTGCCAGGTTCATGATGTAATTCTTCACTTTTGCTTGAAAAGGAGTAGAGAGGAAAAGTTTATGCTGGCCCTAAAGCATTATAGACAATTTGAAGCTTCCCATTGGAGGGAAAACCGACTGAGATTTGATATAATGGATGACGATGAATTGAAGCCCAAGTTTGGATTGCTGGGCTCCGAAACACGGAAGCCTTTCCACCTAGCCTTGAGGTCACTGATTTGGATCAATCGAAGACAATTTTCGGATTGGGATTCCTTCTACCTTCAGTGTAGTAAATTCAGGCTTCTTAAGGTCTTGGATTTAAGTTCAAATAGAGTGGATCATATTTCATCAGCTACATTTCATCCGCTAATTCACCTCAGGTACTTTGCAGTTTTCGTAGAATATATTGATTTTCAATATCTGCCCCGTCTAGAAACTTTAATTGTCAAGTGTTCAGTGGGTCCAGCGTTACCAGTGATTTTTTGGAAAATGGAAAAATTAAGGCATGTTATGATTTCTAGTATGAAATTTGATTTGGAGAAGAATAAGCAGGGGATCTTTGAAGAATCCTCTAAATTGGAAAATTTGAGGATATTAAGGAAAGTTGAAATTGAAGATGGTGATGCTGATATCGTGCATGTCTTATTACAGGGGTGTCCTAATCTTCAAGAACTTGACATCGAATATTCTGCAGAGATTTGTCCCAAATTGGAGAATCTTACCCAGCTTCAAATACTTCGCCTTTCCTTTTGGAGGTTCATAGTTGTATCAAAGTTACACTTGCCTTCAAATTTAAAGAAGTTGGTACTAAAAGGGACATATATAGAAAGCGCCATTTCCTCCATTCAAATACTGGCTGCTGGGAAGAATTAg
- the LOC117274191 gene encoding putative late blight resistance protein homolog R1A-10 has protein sequence MADVALQFVVDTLVPIIIENWKLIGGTKEDSAHLLGELNRSKAFLQDAAKYRESNSEQWKYFIKEVKKIREQNPEAFHAKSMLDYQPDIVAPGPQVWLDLLKTTLAIKIYNDPKISYEFYLGPQQYKPKEVFLSILEGFTKRTTEYQNMAVSDLTNIIREFILKEGKCLIVLDDVWATDVVDSVMKVFPENRKGHRIMFTTRDLHIGRYANPEPHSLKFLTDKESFQLLEKRVFGSNIRKCPEDLIAHGESIAKQCSGLPLALVVIAGALKGHTSERVWQMVKDNVGKHLINKDDPQSCLKYVEMSYGHLPEDMKACFLYCGAFPQGFEIPAWKLIRLWISEGLINSNLDGRPEDIAEIYLNELVNRNLVIVMQKSFQSYAQPLCNPFQLFSNFNYFSLHI, from the exons ATGGCAGATGTAGCACTGCAATTTGTAGTGGATACCCTGGTGCCGATTATAATTGAAAATTGGAAGCTAATTGGTGGCACAAAAGAAGATTCTGCACATCTATTGGGAGAGCTTAATCGGTCAAAGGCCTTTCTACAGGATGCTGCAAAATACCGTGAGAGCAACAGCGAACAGTGGAAATACTTTATCAAAGAA GTGAAGAAGATTCGCGAACAAAATCCAGAGGCTTTTCATGCTAAGTCAATGCTTGATTATCAGCCGGATATCGTTGCCCCCGGGCCACAG GTTTGGCTGGACTTGCTCAAAACCACACTGGCAATAAAAATCTATAATGATCCTAAGATTTCCTATGAATTTTACCTAGGACCACAACAATACAAACCAAAGGAGGTCTTTCTTAGTATACTGGAAGGATTCACGAAACGCACGACAGAATATCAAAATATGGCTGTCAGTGACTTGACAAACATAATACGTGAATTCATTCTGAAAGAAGGTAAATGTCTCATTGTGTTGGACGATGTGTGGGCGACAGACGTTGTGGATTCTGTGATGAAAGTTTTCCCGGAAAACAGAAAAGGCCATCGAATCATGTTCACCACTCGTGACCTGCATATTGGTAGATATGCCAATCCTGAACCTCACTCATTGAAATTTCTGACGGACAAGGAAAGTTTCCAACTGTTGGAAAAAAGAGTTTTTGGCAGTAATATTCGAAAGTGTCCTGAAGATTTAATAGCACATGGAGAAAGTATCGCTAAACAATGTAGTGGATTGCCACTTGCTTTAGTGGTAATTGCAGGCGCTCTAAAAGGACATACAAGCGAAAGAGTGTGGCAAATGGTTAAGGACAATGTAGGAAAGCATCTTATAAATAAGGATGACCCTCAAAGCTGCTTGAAATATGTGGAAATGAGTTATGGTCATCTGCCCGAAGATATGAAGGCGTGCTTCCTGTATTGTGGCGCCTTTCCACAAGGCTTTGAAATTCCTGCTTGGAAGTTGATCCGCTTGTGGATTTCCGAGGGACTGATAAACTCCAACTTAGATGGCAGACCCGAGGATATAGCGGAGATTTACTTGAACGAACTTGTCAACAGGAATTTAGTGATTGTAATGCAGAAAAGTTTTCAATCCTATGCCCAACCGTTGTGTAATCCTTTTCAGTTGTTCTCTAACTTCAATTACTTTTCTCTgcatatatag